A window of Sphingobacterium kitahiroshimense genomic DNA:
AGTTTAAAAATTTCTCTTCTTTTCTTCGGCAGTTTATCAATCCAGTAATTTAGATGAACTTGAAGTTCCTCTTCTCTAAAATTATGATCTGCCTGATCCACACTTGCCATGTACTCAACAATCGTTTCTAGACTTTCTAGCTTTTTAGTCGATTTCCTAAACTGATCAATAATCTTGTACCGTATAGCTGTATACAGATAGTTACTTACCTGTTGAATTTCTTTTTCATGGCGCTTGACCCATAAATCAATATATACATCCTGCACAATCTCTTTACTGATCAATTCATCATTTAACCTTGAAAAAGCGTGTTGATATAAACCTTTCCAAGTTCTTTCATACAATACATTATAAGCATCCACGTCAGATCTTTTCACCAAAAGATATAATTCTTCTAAAGAATAGAGATTCTCCGTGTACATGATATGAATAAGATAATGGGTCCTTAGTTTATAGTTGTTGCGGGCAAGATAACAAAATCCTATATCACTACAAGTGCTGGATAGTTTTTTATTTAATTTTTAATCCTTCATAAAAAAGGAGCATTATTTTTTTATTTGCCTTTCAATTCATGATAAAGCCCATAATAAACATATGCTGAATTTTAAAGACTGTAGCATATAATATTTCATTTTTAGTTAATTCAGAGGAAAATGATTTAAAACCAAAAGGAAAAAAGGATCATATAAAAAACCCGTTTGGAACGACCAAACGGGTTTAAAAGATATTCGATTGATAACTTTTGCTTATGAACGCAGACGCCCTTGGCAACTCTTCGAGATCAGCACCCAAAAAAATCGCATTCTCAAATTATGTTTTTCGTTCTTTTCTCTTCTTTGGAATGTAATTACAAACTCTATGCTCGACATATTCAATTTTATGTTCGAATTGAAGTTGAACAGTAATCATTAATTATCCTCCAAAATCGCCACAATCATGTTCTTTAAAAAGTGGTAAAGCTTCTGTAACTGTAAAAAACTTTGATATTCTTTTGTTTTTTAGTTCCAGTTTCTTCCCTTCTAATACCAGCTCATAAACAGGTGCAGGATCTATTTTTGTTAAAATATACGTGCGTTCTGATGTTTTTAAAGTTGTTTTATTTCCTTCGATAGAAGCAACGAAATCATCAATTTCAAAAGTGTCTTTTTCATCACAGACATTGGTCCATATCATTTTATTCTTTGTAATGGATAAACTAGCTAAATCGCATGAATAACAGTTCCCGGAGAATTCTATACCGTATTTCACATACACATTTGTACTTGTGCTATCCAATACATCAATAGGGATTAAGGTTGAAAGATCAGTCGGAAGATCCACTTTAGTTACCGTATTTTTTCGAAGAACAGGCGCAGCGGCTGTATCTACTTTTGGAACTATATCAGTAGATTTATCCCCTTTCTTTTCGGCAACTGGTGAGCAAGAAGCGAGTAGAGCCATCGCAAAAGAGAAGTTGATGATTACATTTTTCATGTGTATTAAATAATTTTAAAGTCTTTCATTTATCTTTTTTAAAATTGTCTAAAATATGCCCTTCAATAAATCCCTGCTTTCGGCCATATTAAGCCAATTTGAATAGTAATATCTTTGCTAAAAGACACAAAAAATGAAAACATTATATCCATTCG
This region includes:
- a CDS encoding RNA polymerase sigma factor: MYTENLYSLEELYLLVKRSDVDAYNVLYERTWKGLYQHAFSRLNDELISKEIVQDVYIDLWVKRHEKEIQQVSNYLYTAIRYKIIDQFRKSTKKLESLETIVEYMASVDQADHNFREEELQVHLNYWIDKLPKKRREIFKLKYFDDLNNKEIGEILNVSPKTVQNQLLTASKWLKNQLKEILFLFF